The region CCGCTTTTACCCGGCCCGGCCCGGAACTCGAAGCGCGGATGCACGCCCGCGTGCAGGCCATGCTGGAAGGAGGCTGGCCACAGGAAGCACGGTGGTTGGCCGCGCAGGTGTCCCCTGGCACAGTGCCGAGGCCAACTGCCTGGCAGGCCCTGGGATATCCGGAGGCACTGGCAGTGGCGGAAGGGGCGATGAATATGCAGCAGGCTGCCGAGGCAATAGTGAAGGCGTCCAGGCAGTATGCCCGACGGCAACTGACCTTCGCCCGGACCCAGTTGGGTGCCGTGATACAGACAGTGGACGGAGCCCACACCGAACTGCGCCAGCGTCTTGGTGTTGTATAGGTCCCTCAGGACACAAGAAAGCCTAAAGAGCGGAGCAGACGCCTTCGCCGCCTAGAATTAGGAGGTAGACGACGCTTTTCCGCCCCAGGTTCCGGCGGGTCCCGGCATAGGAGAGAGTGCCTCCTGGCCGGACCCTTTTTCCTCACACTTCAGGGAGCAGGCATGAAACCACGTGTACTGGGCATGATTCTCGCTGGTGGCCAAGGCTCGCGTCTGGCACCGCTGACACAGAAGCGCAGCAAGCCTTCGGTTCCGTTTGGCAGCAAATACCGCATCATTGATTTCGCCATCAACAACTTCATGAACAGCGGTGTGTTCTCCATCTACGTCCTGACTCAGTACAAGGCGCAGAGCCTGACTGAACATATCCAGCGCGGCTGGCGTTTCGGTACCTTCCTCAGCGACTACTTCATCACACTGGTTCCGGCACAGATGTACCGCTACGAGGAACTGGGCGCAGTCTGGTACCGCGGCACGGCCGACGCGGTGTATCAGAACATGCATCTGATCGATAACTTCGACGCGGATTACGTGGCGATCTTCAGTGGCGACCACATCTATAAGATGAACGTCGAACATATGCTCGAAAAGCACATCGAGTCCCGCGCCGACGTGACAATCGCGGCCTATCCCATGCCACGCAGCCAGGCCCACCAGTTTGGCGTGATGCAGGTGGACGCGGGTTGGCGCGTCACCGAATTTCTGGAAAAGGTGCCGGACCCGCCTGGCCTGCCGGAAAATCCGGACCTGTCGTTGACCAGCATGGGCAATTACATCTTCTCGCGGCGCGCCCTCGAAGAACTGCTGCACACCAGTATCAGTGGTCAGGAAGATGGCTTTGACTTCGGGCATAACGTGATTCCTAGAGCCCTGGCAGACGGCTATCACGTCCAGGCTTACGACTTTCACCGCAATCCTATTCCGGGTCAGTCCAATCCAAACCTGTACTGGCGGGATGTCGGCACCATCGACGCCTACTACGAAGCCAATATGGATCTGATCAGCATCAATCCGGAATTCGATATCTACAATCCCAGCTGGCCCCTGCGCACCAGCAGCGAGTTTTCGCCACCTGCCAAGTTTGTGCACGAAAGCGATGGCCGAAAAGGACAGGCCTTCAACTCGGTGATGGCCGGCGGAGTGATCATCAGCGGCGCCACGGTGCGCGACAGCGTGCTGGGCCGCAACATCAGGGCGCACTCGTACGCGCTGATCGAGAGTTGCGTCCTGTTTGACGACGTGGAGGTCGGGCGGCACAGCCACCTGAACCGCGCCATTGTAGATAAGAATGTCAAAATTCCGCCGGGTACCAAAATCGGCGTCGACCATGACCATGACCGCGAGCGTGGGTTCACCGTGACAGAAAGCGGTGTGGTCGTGGTGCCCAAGAGCTATACCTTCTGAGCACCTGTTTCGGCCCTTATCCGCTCAGCGCGGCACGTACCGTCTGCACGATCTTTTCGCCGTAGGCTTCCAGCCTCTTAGGGCCCAGACCCGGCAGGCCCCGCAGCTCATCAATGCTGCGGGGCTGGCGTTGTGCCACGGCCTCGAGCGTGGCGTTGGGAAAAACCAGAAAAGCACTGACGCCGGCCTCGCTGGCCAGATCGCGCCGCGTGGCCCGCAGCGCCTCCGCTACAGCCTCAATGCGGTGCTGGTCCGGGAGACTCTCGCCGCCTGACGTTACGCCTGCTGGGGCCTCGGTGGCCCGCCGGGACCCGCTCAGGATGTCCAGCACCGCCCGGTTGCCGGCCACGCCTCGGTCAGGGGGCGTAGCCTGGACACCTGACGCACCACCAAGATCACGCACCACCTGCAGCACCTCGTCGCCGTAATCAGCAAGTTTCCGCTGCCCAACGCCGCTGACGGTGCCCAGGGCAGCGTGGCTCCCGGGCCGCGTCTCGGAGACTGCCTTGAGGGTAGCGTCGGTAAAGATCACGTACGGAGGTACACCCTGCTCCCGCGCCTTGCTCAGTCGCCATTGACGCAGCGCCTCGAACAGCGGCTGATCCTGCGTGCTGACCGCGGTGCGGCCTGACCGTGCCGAGTCGCGCTTGCGCACCCGCTCGCGTGGCTGGAGGCTGTCCTCTCGCAGCGCGAGCTTCGCTTCTCCTTTCAGAATGGCCCGGGCTTTGCCGGTCGCACTCAGGCCATGGTATTCACCTGATGTCAGATACCCCAGGCTGGTGAGCTGCCTGAGTACGCCCCGCCAGAACCGTTCGTCGTGTTCGCGTCCCACTCCGAAGGTCGGCAACTGGTGGTGTCCCATGGCCAGAACCTTCTCGGTCTCGCGGCCCAGCAGAACATCCGTCAGATGGGCTGCTCCGAACCGGTTACCGGTCCGGATGGCGGCAGAAAGTGCCATCTGCGCCTCGCGGGTCGCGTCCTGCACGCGCGGTGGACTCAGGCAGACGTCGCAGTTCCCGCACGGCTCGCGGAGGTGTTCGCCAAAGTACTCAAGCAGAAGCTGCCGCCGGCAGGTCGCCGCCTCGCAGTAGGTCAGCAAGGCGTCGAGCTTGCCAGCCTCGACACGTTTGACGTCCTCGGGAGCGTCACTTTGCGCCAGCATCCGGCGAACATTGACCACATCAGCCAGTCCGTAGACCATCCACGCGGTGCTGGGCAGCCCGTCGCGCCCGGCGCGGCCGGTTTCCTGGTAGTACCCCTCCATGCTTTTGGGCAGGTCCAGGTGCGCCACGAACCGCACATTGGGCTTATCGATTCCCATCCCGAAGGCCACTGTGGCCACCACGATCAGGCCTTCTTCGTTCAGGAACCGCTCCTGCGCCTGGTTACGCTCACGGGGCGAAAGGCCGGCGTGGTAGGCGACCGCATCTACTCCCTGCGACTGCAGCCAGCGCGCCGTTTCCTCGACAGATTTGCGAGAGAGGCAATACACGATCCCGGCGTCGCCCGGATGCTCAGCGCGGATGAAGTCAAGCAGCTGTGTCTTGGGGCCTTCCTTGGCCGTGACCCGGTACTGAATATTCGGGCGGTCAAACGAGCTGACGAAACGCGGAGCGCCGTGCAGCTGCAGCACACGGAGCATGTCCGCCTGGGTGCGCTCGTCTGCGGTGGCGGTCAGTGCCAGCCGGGGAACGTAAGGAAAACGCTGAGGCAGCACGTGCAGCTGCCCGTACTCGGGCCGGAAATCATGTCCCCACTGCGAAACGCAGTGCGCCTCGTCAATGGCAAACAAGGCCACCTGTGCACGCTCGAGCAACTCCAGGGTGCGCGGCAGCAGCAGCCGTTCGGGAGCCACATACAGCAGGTCGAGCTCACTTTCCAGCAGCGCCTGCTCGACCTCGCGCACGCCATCGGCAGTCAGGCTGGAGTTCAGGAACGCTGCACGGACGCCGAGCTGGCGCAGGGCGTCCACCTGGTCCTTCATCAGCGCAATCAGCGGAGAGACCACCACGCCTGTGCCCGGGCGCAACAGACTTGGCACCTGATAACACAGACTTTTTCCGCCGCCAGTCGGCATCAGGACCAGCGCGTTGCCCCCATCGGTCACTGTCCGGACGATTTCGGCCTGAACGCCGCGGAACGCGCTGTAACCCCAGACCCGGTTCAGGACCTCCAGGGCTTGGGTAGGTGAAGCGGGGGAGACAGCAGTCATCACCTCCAGCATAGCGCGTTATGTCATTAGCGTAATGAAGTTGTCGGGGCCTCGGTCTGGAGCATCAGCTGCATGTACACGGTGTCCAGCCAGCGATCGAATTTTCGCCCGACCTGCGAAAGCCGGCCGACGACCACAAACCCGAAATTCTCGTGGAAACGGATACTCGCGGCATTTTCTGCGTCAATGACACCCAGCATGACGTGCAGGCTCCGTTCCCTAGCGTCTGCAAGCAAGGCGGCCATCAGCGCCCGTCCTATGCCACCGCCGCGCCCACCGGCGTGCACGTATACGCTGTGCTCCACAGTCCCTGCGTACCCAGCTTTGTCGCGGTAGGGCCCGTAGGTCGCCCAGGCCACCACCCTACCTTCCTGCTCAGCCACCAGCACCGGCCAGCCTGCCTGCTGCTTGTGGTCAAACCAGGTCAGCCGGGACTCCAGACTGACGGGCGCCAGATCATAGGAGGCCGTGGTATTCACAACCGCTTCGTTGTAGATCTCCAGAATGGCGGGGACGTCAGCCCGGTCAGCGCGGCGCACAGTCACATCGGCGGTCATTCAGGTAGTAAAGCAGCTTCATGAGCCTCCTGAATACCCGTTGTCCGGCAGGACTATACCTTCAGGTCTTCGCTGCGTGTACCGAAGCGCTCTTCAAGAAATCGCTGATGCGTCAAGAGGTCCTGACTGCTGACTTTCAGGGCCCCGCCCAGTAGCTCCTGCACAGCGCCCAGCAGCAGGTCCAGCTGTTCTCTGAGCAGTTCACCACCGGTTTTTCCATCCTGAAGGGGTGTCACTTCCGCCTGGACACTGGGGAGCTTCAGATAGGCCTGGACAGCAGTGGGTGCGTAATCCTCACGGATAGCCTGCGCCAGGTAGGCCCCCTCACTACTGGTCTGTCCTCCAGCTTGCAGATGCGTGAGGACTTCCTTAGTCCGGAGGTCCAGCGCCACGAGCTGTGCCCGGATATCCGCAGGAAGACCTTCGTTCCGGTACAGGGCCTCCAAGGCACTGGCCGGTCCGCCGAGAGGAGCAGCTTTTGCAGTTGAATGTGATGGTTCGGCTTTGCGCTTGCTGGTATTTGCCGTTGTTGCCCGGACCGTTGAGACTTCCCCTTCAGGTGATAACCAGTTCCGTTCACCAGGCCACATCTGCCCCCCTGTGTGCTCTGGCAGGGCTCCTGCGGCTCCTGAGGGCTGACGATGGTGCCGGCGCGATCCCGATGACCCCTGGCTCAACAGCCAGAACGCCGCCATAACAGCCAGTGGGTACATGATCCACTGGGCGCCCAGCGCACTGAATACCAGCGCGGCCAACAGTCCGGTAAACAGGGCAGCCCTGCGTTTGTGCCACTTGCCAAAAGCCTGGGAGCCAAAGAAACCCAGGAGCATGCCAGCTGCCGGATGCACCACCCAGTCTGCGCCCAGAAGGGCTGCCAGAACCACCAGGCCGGACGCACGGACTACAGTTCTGGCACTGGTACCCTGCGACCTGAACATCACCGAAGAAAAGTAAATTACGGCGAAGATGGCCAGAGGCAAGGCCAGCCAGTTCAGAACATCGGGCATCAGAGTGTTCCTCCGAGAGTCGCGCCGTTCATATGGTCAGGGTACGTGGCAAACCACCTTGCAGTT is a window of Deinococcus deserti VCD115 DNA encoding:
- a CDS encoding GNAT family N-acetyltransferase, which translates into the protein MTADVTVRRADRADVPAILEIYNEAVVNTTASYDLAPVSLESRLTWFDHKQQAGWPVLVAEQEGRVVAWATYGPYRDKAGYAGTVEHSVYVHAGGRGGGIGRALMAALLADARERSLHVMLGVIDAENAASIRFHENFGFVVVGRLSQVGRKFDRWLDTVYMQLMLQTEAPTTSLR
- the recQ gene encoding DNA helicase RecQ; the protein is MTAVSPASPTQALEVLNRVWGYSAFRGVQAEIVRTVTDGGNALVLMPTGGGKSLCYQVPSLLRPGTGVVVSPLIALMKDQVDALRQLGVRAAFLNSSLTADGVREVEQALLESELDLLYVAPERLLLPRTLELLERAQVALFAIDEAHCVSQWGHDFRPEYGQLHVLPQRFPYVPRLALTATADERTQADMLRVLQLHGAPRFVSSFDRPNIQYRVTAKEGPKTQLLDFIRAEHPGDAGIVYCLSRKSVEETARWLQSQGVDAVAYHAGLSPRERNQAQERFLNEEGLIVVATVAFGMGIDKPNVRFVAHLDLPKSMEGYYQETGRAGRDGLPSTAWMVYGLADVVNVRRMLAQSDAPEDVKRVEAGKLDALLTYCEAATCRRQLLLEYFGEHLREPCGNCDVCLSPPRVQDATREAQMALSAAIRTGNRFGAAHLTDVLLGRETEKVLAMGHHQLPTFGVGREHDERFWRGVLRQLTSLGYLTSGEYHGLSATGKARAILKGEAKLALREDSLQPRERVRKRDSARSGRTAVSTQDQPLFEALRQWRLSKAREQGVPPYVIFTDATLKAVSETRPGSHAALGTVSGVGQRKLADYGDEVLQVVRDLGGASGVQATPPDRGVAGNRAVLDILSGSRRATEAPAGVTSGGESLPDQHRIEAVAEALRATRRDLASEAGVSAFLVFPNATLEAVAQRQPRSIDELRGLPGLGPKRLEAYGEKIVQTVRAALSG
- the glgC gene encoding glucose-1-phosphate adenylyltransferase codes for the protein MKPRVLGMILAGGQGSRLAPLTQKRSKPSVPFGSKYRIIDFAINNFMNSGVFSIYVLTQYKAQSLTEHIQRGWRFGTFLSDYFITLVPAQMYRYEELGAVWYRGTADAVYQNMHLIDNFDADYVAIFSGDHIYKMNVEHMLEKHIESRADVTIAAYPMPRSQAHQFGVMQVDAGWRVTEFLEKVPDPPGLPENPDLSLTSMGNYIFSRRALEELLHTSISGQEDGFDFGHNVIPRALADGYHVQAYDFHRNPIPGQSNPNLYWRDVGTIDAYYEANMDLISINPEFDIYNPSWPLRTSSEFSPPAKFVHESDGRKGQAFNSVMAGGVIISGATVRDSVLGRNIRAHSYALIESCVLFDDVEVGRHSHLNRAIVDKNVKIPPGTKIGVDHDHDRERGFTVTESGVVVVPKSYTF